The genome window CTGGTTTCAAGGGCCGGATTTTACTCCATTATGCAAGTCCGCAATTCAATCCGACTGACCTTCCGGAACGCTGGCAGGTAGCCTATGATGCTAATAAACAGGCGATTGAGCTGTTGAAAGCAAATGGTTTTGGGTTACACCAGAGTTTCAAAGACCTGTGGTTTACAGAGACCAACAACCCGGAGGCTGTGTGGGTGACAAGCTATAACAATAAAGTAGGGGACCAGATCAATAAAAATCAAACCTGGGACAACAATACGCGGCCTTCCTACCTGGGAACAGGGAGCGGCTCCAATCAGCCGACCTGGGAAATGGCGCAGGCTTTTCCAATGAAGAATGGTAAGAATATAGAAGAAAAAGGCTCAGGCTACGATCCAAAGCTGTTTTACAAAAACCGCGACCCAAGATTTGATAACACCATTGCCTACAACGGCGCCACATGGCACATTAACGGCAACACGAATTACAGGTTATGGACCTATTTTGTAAACAACAAAACCGTTGAACAAAAGGCCACAGTAACCGGCTTCTATGTCCGCAAAGCCATTGACCCAAACCTGCCCACCGGCGCAGTCGCCAACAGCGGAACCGACTGGATAGAAATGCGTTACGCCGAAGTAATGCTCAATCTCGCCGAAGCTGCCTGCGGCATCAACAAGCTGGACGAAGCCTACACGCAACTCAAAGCAATCCGCCAAAGAGCCGGCATCGACCCGGGAGCAGACGGTTTCTACGGCCTGAGCCCAAAAATGACCCGCGCACAAATGTTCCAGGCCATCCTGCACGAAAGACAAATAGAGCTCGCCTTCGAAGGTAAACGCTTCTGGGACCTCCGCCGCTGGAAACAATTCGAAACCAGACTAAACGGAAAACGCAGAACCGGCGTAACCATCAACCTGAAAACATCCGCCATATCACCCGAAGACTTCGCCGCCCGCCGTGACGGCATGAGCCTGGACTCCGTCTACCGCAACTACATGGAAATTATACCCAAAGACCTGGACACTAAATACACAATCAAATGGCTGCCCGAATACTACTTCTTCGCCATCCCCAGCACAGCGTTAACTAACAATGCCAGGCTCGAACAGAATATCGGGTGGCCATCAGGGACGTTTGATCCGTTGAAGTAGTAAGGGGCGGTCTTCGGCTCCGCTCAGACTGACAGGGCAAGGTGGTGGATTGTGACAAGACAAGGGCTAGTAGGTGAGCGGTCTTCGGCCGCACCGGCGGCCCGGTCCGCTCAGACTGACAGGGCCTATTGACGAATTACTAGTCCTGTCACACTGAGCGGAGCCGAAGTGAAGCCCTGTCACACTGAGCGGAGCCGAAGTGAAGCGTGTCACACTGAGGGGAGCCGAAGTGAACCGCTGTCACACTGAGCGGACCGGGCCGCCGATGCGGCCGAAGTGAAGCCACAACGTCAACAAACAACCAAAATGCAAAACCAACAACAAACATGATATCAAAAAAATCAATCTCACTCCAACTCCTGACAGCAGCCTTATCAATCCTGGCGCCAGCCGCACAGGCGCAGTATCCTAAAATCCCACCGGCAGCGCAGAAAACCAGCGATTCGCTTCTCAAAGCGGCAATGTGGAAATCGGAGATTGCCTGGCAGAAGGCTTGGCCGGTTATAGAGCAGGAGGCCAGGAACGGGAAGCCCTACATTCCGTGGGCGGCGCGGCCGGTGGATCTGCCGCAGTCCGATATTCCGGCTTTTCCCGGGGCAGAAGGTGGCGGTGCTTATAGTTTTGGCGGTCGTGGAGGGAAAGTTTATGTTGTGAAAAGTTTGGAAGACAGCGGGCCGGGGACCTTACGAGATGCTTGTGAGCAGGGCGGCGCAAGGATCATTGTTTTTAATGTGGCGGGCATCATCCGTTTGAAAACACCGCTTATCATCCGAGCGCCTTACATTACCATTGCCGGACAGACGGCCCCGGGCGATGGTGTCTGCGTGGCGGGCGAGACGGTCTGGATCAATACGCATGACGTGGTGATCCGGCACATGCGTTTTCGCCGGGGCGAAACATTTGTGGGACGCCGCGATGACTCGATTGGTGGTAACCCGATCGGCAACATTATGATCGACCACGTTTCGGCGAGCTGGGGATTGGATGAGAATATGTCGATGTATCGGCATATGTATAATGACAGCACGGGCGCTGCCGAAGCGAAGCTTCCTACAGTGAATATTACGATTCAGAATTCCATTTTCTCAGAAACACTGGACACGTGGAACCACTCCTTCGGGAGCACGCTCGGTGGGGAGAATTGTACGTTTATGCGCAATCTATGGGCAAATAACGCTGGTAGAAATCCTTCCATCGGTTGGTTTGGAATATTTAATTTTACAAATAATGTGGTCTTCAACTGGGTCCACCGCTCTATTGATGGCGGCGATTACCGTGCGATGTACAACATTATAAATAACTATTTCAAACCCGGTCCGCAAACGCCGAAAGACGGCCCGATCGCGCATCGGATCGTCAAACCCGAGGCAGGCAGGAGCAAACTTGGTTACCAGGTTTATGGCCGTGCTTATGTGCATGGCAATATTATGGAGGGTTTCGACGCGGTTACCAAAGACAATTGGAACGGCGGTGTGCAGGTGGAAGAGCTTCCTAATACTGGAAAATACAAAGATAAAATGAAGTGGAACCAGCCATTGCCTATGCCACAATTCCCGATCATG of Dyadobacter chenhuakuii contains these proteins:
- a CDS encoding pectate lyase family protein, producing the protein MISKKSISLQLLTAALSILAPAAQAQYPKIPPAAQKTSDSLLKAAMWKSEIAWQKAWPVIEQEARNGKPYIPWAARPVDLPQSDIPAFPGAEGGGAYSFGGRGGKVYVVKSLEDSGPGTLRDACEQGGARIIVFNVAGIIRLKTPLIIRAPYITIAGQTAPGDGVCVAGETVWINTHDVVIRHMRFRRGETFVGRRDDSIGGNPIGNIMIDHVSASWGLDENMSMYRHMYNDSTGAAEAKLPTVNITIQNSIFSETLDTWNHSFGSTLGGENCTFMRNLWANNAGRNPSIGWFGIFNFTNNVVFNWVHRSIDGGDYRAMYNIINNYFKPGPQTPKDGPIAHRIVKPEAGRSKLGYQVYGRAYVHGNIMEGFDAVTKDNWNGGVQVEELPNTGKYKDKMKWNQPLPMPQFPIMSAKESFDYVLTHAGATLPRRDPVDTRVTTQVRTGKINPIDGVTLPKTQFEHRRLPIDSYKNGIITDISQVGGYPEYKGTPYKDSDDDGMPDDWEIKYSLNPNDASDAQKDMSGDGYANIEKFINGIDPKKKTNWKDPKNNRDTLASSKETTNRK
- a CDS encoding RagB/SusD family nutrient uptake outer membrane protein, translated to MKPQHILLLAAVLLTSGCEKVLDKTDLSAFNEEQVFNDTLLARGYVDYVYDQNLPVWPTGDFQKATDEISGETRFFEGTVQVNTVADFGTSVNATNNYGKIRSINQFLAKMPASALSEGYKKQLMGQVTFFRAYRYFDLVQLYGGVPLVLEPLGAIGEEEKEQAAIPRSSTSESIQQIVTDLNFSIENLPGKWNDSNDWGRITSGAAAGFKGRILLHYASPQFNPTDLPERWQVAYDANKQAIELLKANGFGLHQSFKDLWFTETNNPEAVWVTSYNNKVGDQINKNQTWDNNTRPSYLGTGSGSNQPTWEMAQAFPMKNGKNIEEKGSGYDPKLFYKNRDPRFDNTIAYNGATWHINGNTNYRLWTYFVNNKTVEQKATVTGFYVRKAIDPNLPTGAVANSGTDWIEMRYAEVMLNLAEAACGINKLDEAYTQLKAIRQRAGIDPGADGFYGLSPKMTRAQMFQAILHERQIELAFEGKRFWDLRRWKQFETRLNGKRRTGVTINLKTSAISPEDFAARRDGMSLDSVYRNYMEIIPKDLDTKYTIKWLPEYYFFAIPSTALTNNARLEQNIGWPSGTFDPLK